TTTCACTGATCGTCACTTTGATATAGGGATAATTTTTGTCATCACGAAGGATAACGTTATATTTGGGGCGATGTTTCTTGATCAGGGACGATTCGAGAAGAAGTGCTTCATTTTCGGTGCTGGTGATGATTGTCTCGACCTTTACGGCATGGGAAAGCATGACCCCGGTTTTTGAGTGCGGATTGCCGATCTGCTTTACATAGGATGCCAGCCGTTTTCTTAAATCACGGGCCTTACCGGCATAAAGAACAATCCCTTTGCTGTTTTTGAAAACATAGACGCCCGGATTGTTCGGTACGGATTGAAGAAAATCTTTGGTGAGGATTGCTGATGTTGTCTTGGCTATGGTCATACTTGCAAAGATTAATCGTGATTAACAACGATTTCAAGACCGCAGATCGGATGCAGTCTTTTTCCGATCTACCAGCCAATTTCAGTCGAAATGTATCCGGTTCCCAAAGACGCAAGCAGGTCTTTTGCCGATTGAAAATAATTTATAGCTACTTTGAATGAATCTTTTTAGAATCCCACGATGAAATCAGATATATTCAACATTAAGCAGAATCGCTGGTGGGCGGTCATTCCACTTATAATCCTTATCTGGCATGCAATATACATTTCCTACACACAATCTCCGGATTATTTATTCTTTGTATGTTACCCAGCCAACCTTATCCTGATCATCGGCATCCTGTTTCGCATAAGTCTTTTTATCGGTGTCGGTTTCGGGTGGACCCTGATCGGTTTTCCATTGTGGCTCTATGACAGTCATCTTACCGGGAATTATGAATTGAGTTGTACCCTCTTTCATCTCGCCGGCATACTGGTGGGATTTATGACAGTAAAACAGTATATCTTTCCAAGATTCACCTGGCTGGCAGCCATCCTGCTTGCTCTTTTCATGCAGATCACCGCGCGGATTTTTACCGACGAAAAGCTGAACATAAACGCCGCGTTCCGTGTCTATGAAGGCTGGGAAGGCGCATTTTCAAATTACACGATTTATATGATTGCAATGATGTTTGGTTTCGCCTTGTTCTTCTTGGTGTTCACCACGGTAAGCAATTGGGTGTTTCACCGGGAGAGCAAATAGCATTACATAAGATTATTTCTGACACAGGCCGGGAGCAGTCGCCCGTCTGCCTGCGGATAATGGTTGCAGCATTTGACTGCCCTGGAAAGATCGAAGGTGGCACGATCCATGAAATGATGAATAAAAATTGATTTGATGTTTTTGAGGCCGATATCGAGCGTTTTCCGGTGCGAGGAATTGTTGTCAAACGCATTGAGTTCCAGCAGTATTTTCCGCACTGTTTTTAATACCGCTTCCCGATCCGGCACAATCCCGTCCGATGACCATAATGCATAGAGCGCATCTTTAATTTTGGCTAACGATTGCCAGTCCGTATTCATCAATGCCTGATTTTTAATCATGTCCAGATAATCTTCAGCTGGAAGAATCGACGGTAGCGACACGAAACGGCCTTCGGCTGTTTTAAGCAGATAAGTCAAGGCAAAACAACCTGGATGGGAACAGGGCAGCGGCGTGAAATCCTTTTCCTGTATGACCCCGCCCGAAGCGCCGGCAAGCAATTTCACAACTTCGGGAATGGTCACCGCATCAATGCATTCCCGTGGCATTTCACGATGAGCCCGGCAGGTATCGGCAAAAGGTTGAATCATGATGCTTAAGATTTCGTCATGGGCAAAAAAGAGATCGAGAATTTCCCCGAGTTCCTGTTCATTCACTCCCCTGGCCAGGGTGACAGTAAGTGAAACCTGCCCGCCGAGGGAAATGATTTTTTCCACCAGCTTCCGTTTCATTTCCGCCAAGGAAGCATTGCCGCGTAGTTTCTGATAGACCTCCGGGGAAAAACCGTCAAATTGCAGGGAGATCACCACGCCACGGTCTCGCAACTCGCAGATGAGCCGGTCATCTTGGGAAAGAAGCAGGCCGTTTGTTGACACGGACACCAGGCCGATTTCCGGCCGCAACACAAGATCGACAATCTCAAGAAACCGGGGATGGCAGGTTGGCTCGCCGCCGCTCAGGGTAAGCATGTTTATTTTTTCTTCATAACGCAGCAGGTTGTCGATGATCGTGTTTACCTGTTCCGGAGAAAGTTCTTCACTGACGCGACCGGCCACAAGACAGATGGGGCACTTCATGTTGCATTGATCGGTTATTTCCAGTATCGGCACACAGGTGTGCTGCTGGTGCCTGGGGCAAAGGCCGCACGATCCGGGACACGGACCAAGGGCGTTTATTGCCCGGTTTGCAGGGTTTGTGCCGGGTTTAACATAGGACAGCGAGCGCAGATACCATTCAACATCCGAACAGACAAGAGCGCGGCTTTCTCCGTGATCCGGGCACCATTTCACCAGAAAAACCTTATCATCTGAAAAAACGATCTTGGCATCACAAAGGGCCCCACAAAGGTTGCAGAGCGCCCTTGTTGCGGAATGGCAATGTTCTTTTTTTCTGGTCGCTTTCATTTATTTTTCCAGAAACGCTCGTCTTTCATCCGATAGAACAGGTTATAGTTGCAGGCGCCAACCAGTTGTTCAGCATGCACGGGAACCTGGTCCGGACAGCGGATCGCCCGGCCGATTTCATAGGTGTCTTCATCCATATGGGCATGAACATAGATGGTTTTAATCATCTTTTCAGCCAGACGCTGCCGTTCACTTACAGAATAATTTTTCCCGGCAGGATACATTTTCTTGAGCAAGGTTTTCAGCACGGCAAGTTTGTTTTCATTACCGCCTTCACTCCATAGTCGATCGATTGTCGCTCTGAGGTCGTCTTCAAGACGCTCCGAGGGTTTTAATAAATAGCCGTCTGAAAGATGCGACACCAGGGTTTCGGTGTCGAACAGGTCGGTGAAGGAAATGGCGTTATCTTCCGTATCCATCAGAAGATAACATACGCCGTAGCAGAGAGGATGGGCCGTGGGCAGGGGCACGAAATTATCCACGGGGATACGACCACTTGTGGCATGGCTTATTCGCCGTTCAACTCCATCAACGGGAATGTGCCGGCGGGGATTGAATCCGCCGCCACCCTGCCCCGTATAAGCCATGGTCTGGATGGTCAGGCTGCGGATAAAGTCTTTTTTCAGGGAAAGATCCAGGATATCTCCGATTTCGTCTTCATTGACGCCGCCCACCAGAACCATGAGCACGGTGGTCTGCACATCGTGTTTTTCCAGATGCTCAAGGGCTTTTTTCTTTTCTGCGACAATATCCTTGCCATGCAATAATCTGCTTCTCTCCTGATCCAAGGTATCGATTGAAATGACGACATATATACCCATTTCAGCAAGACGTTTGGCGATTTGAGGATTTTTTGCGATCTCGAGGCCATTGGTGTTCATTGTAATCCTGCCGATTTCCGGGCGTTTTGCCCTTTGCAGCAATTTAAAAAGCTCGGGATGCAAGGTCGGTTCGCCGCCGGTGATGTTAACTAAATCGACACCTCCGGTTGATTCGACGACAAAATCAATGTGTTTGTCAAATTCTTCGGGAGACATGAAATACATGCGGTCGGCGCGGTTGTATGTAAAACAGATCGGGCAGCGAAGATTGCAGGCATTGGTTATGGAAAAGACCGGCAGGTTGCAGCGTTGCGCATGAAAGGAGCAAGGCCCGCAGGAATATGGGCATTCCGCCTGTTTGGCAATTGTTTTGTCCGGTGCGCATGTTGCCACCGGGGAACGCATGGCTTTTAAATACCACGATAAGCTTTCCGCAACCAGGGCCCGGGATGAACCGTGTTCATCGCAATATCTCTCCAGAAACACTTGATCGTTTTGTGATATATAGCGGACCTCGACGAGTTTGCCGCATTCCCTACACATTCCCTTGGAAACCGAAAGGAAAGTGGTTTTATTGTTCTCATTGCATGAGCAATCCATCATAAACCGCCATCAATGAAAATGCTCTGGGCATTGATATAGGAGGCTTTGTCAGACACCAGAAAGCAGGCAAGCTCTGCGACTTCTTCTGGTTTTCCAGGCCTTCCCATGGTGCAGAATTTATTGAAATCCTCCAGTTGTTTTGCGGTAATATTCATACCGACACCGCCCTGGATCAGGCCGGGTGCGATCTCGTTTACCCGGATTGAATAGCGGCAGAGCTCCTTGGCAAGAGAAATGGTAAAACCGGTCACCCCGGCCTTTGCGGTTGCATAATGAACAGGAACCTCAAGAAGCCGGTGGCCGGCGATGGAGCCGACATTCAATATGGTCCCGGCTCGCTGACGGATCATGCACGGCACCACGGCCCTGCTGAACAAAAACATGCTCTTCAGATTGATCCGCATCATGTCGTCCCAGTCTTCCTCTTCCATAAGTGCAAAAGGCATCACCTGGGTGGCGCCGAGATTATTAATCAGAATATCTATAGTTCCGAACTGCTTTTCAACTTCACGGCAGAAACCATCAATCTGAGCCGCTTGATCCGCTTCGATCCGGTCGAACAGGCAGGGTTTGTCCGGGGCTGAGAGTTCATCCGCCAGATCCTGTGCCCCCTGGCTATTGGTATGATAGGTAAAGGCGACATCTGCGCCTGACGCGGACAATACCCTGCAGATTGCCGCACCTATTCCACCTGTTCCGCCTGTTATCAAAGCCTTTTTCCCTGAAAGCATAACGCCCCCCCTTGATATCGAAATATTGTCATTTAATATATGTTTTATAAAGACAACAATCAGTTAATAGAATTTTATGGCTCTAAACTGTTTACAACTTGTTGTTTAAAGGGTGTGCTGTTTTTATAAATTCCTTTTTGTTCAAGTGCTGCAGCTTTTCCGAACTTTTTTTCTGGTCGTCGAAATCCCGCTTCCTTCGGGTTCGTCGATGCGTTACTTCCTGTCACCACCAATTTCGGGGCTGATTGCTTCGAAATTCGAGTTGGGTGCAAGTGACCGAAAGGAATTCATAAAACAGCTGAGAATCTCTAGGAACCGCATTAGAATTCATAATCCCCTATCATTCAATTGATATTTTGGATTAATATGGTAATCCTAAAGGGTCTGAACATAATTCCTCAAGAAACAGATCATCAAGGACAAAAATGCGTTATTTTTTTATCGACCGTATACTTGAATACAAGCAAGGTGAAAGCGCCAAAGCGGTCAAAAACATCACGTTAAGCGAGGATATTTTTGACGATCATTTCCCGGATCTGCCGATTTATCCCGGTGCTTATCTCATTGAATCAGCAGCTCAACTGGGTGGTTTTCTGGTTGAAATGACCGTCAACAAACCTGAAGTCATAAGTCGGGCGATGATGGGGCAAGTGGATCAGGCCAAGTTTTACCGTGCCGCCGAACCCGGAGACCAGCTTCTGCTGGAAGCTTGTCTTGAAAATATCATGGAGGATGCGGCTAAAATATGTGTACATATTTCATGCTCCGGCACAAAAGTGGCACGGGTTTTTCTGACCTTTATCCTGAAGAGAATCGACAATCTCAGGATTCATGAACAACGGCGGAGTTTGTATACTTTATGGACAAAACATATAGAGGATTTTCCGGAGATCCTGTAGTTATAACCGGCATAGGCATTGCCGTTTCAGAAAATCTCCGGGAGTATTTTCTCGGGGTCCGCGATTTTGTTTTATCCGATATGATCTCCTATGAATGCGAACCTTTTGATTATCTGCGTCAGCGGAAAACATTAAAATTCATGAGCAAGCAGGACAGACTTGCCCTGGAGGCTGCAGGCAAAGCGCTTGACATTGCCGCGATTCCGCAAGAAGTACTAAGTAATCATACCGGAGTTTTTATAACCGTTGGATATATACCTTTTGAATTCGACACTGCTGCGGAGCTTTGTAAAGGCTCCATGGAAAACGGCCGGTTCTCAATGCAACAATTTTCAACCACAGGGATTGACGACATAAATCCCCTGCTCGCCTTTGCCTGTCTGCCGAATATGCCAGCCCACCATGTGGCGATGAATTTTGAAATATTCGGCCAGTACTTCATCACCTATCCGGACAATATCCAATTTTATCATGCGCTGCAGGAATCGGTTCTGCGCCTGGTCCAGGGTGAAATTGACTGTGCCCTGGTGGGAGGCGTTGCCGATCAGAACAATTTTCTTGTAAGGCATCATTTTAACAAGGTCCGCCCTGATTCTGATTGTTTTGCTGCGGATTGCGGCGCCTTCATGGTGCTTGAAACAAAATCGGCAGCTCAAAAAAGACGAGCCGATATTGTGATGGAATTGGAATTCCTTGATCTGCAATGGGATGAACAATCCAATCCGCAGAAAAATAATCCAACAGACAGGATATGCCTGGGCCCGGCCGAGTTGCCATTCCATTTGGCATTGTTTACTGAAAACGACAGCCCAGAATACCGCCACCTGATCCAATGCAATGAAATCATTGCGCAAAGCAGGTGGAAAAAACCATGACAAACAGGGTGGTGATAACCGGGATGGGGGTTGTGTCACCCCTCGGCAATGACGTGAATCGCTTCAGGGATGCCCTCCTGCGTGGGGATAGCGGCATAGATACCATAACGCTTTTCCCCACCGCGGCACTGGAATCAAAAATCGGCGGCAAATGCACCCTCGACAATTATCAGTATAAAGACAGAAAAATTGATTTTGCGGTTTACGCCGCTGATGCGGCAATGAATAACGCCGATCAATCGGGCATACCTCTTCAGGACTCCCATGAGCAGGATCGTTGCGGCCTCAACATCGGTGTGGGGCTTGAGCTTTTTGACATGCTTGACATGGTTCGATTCAGCAGAAATCAATACCGAATTCCTGATGAAGATAAAAATGATCCTTGTTTTCTCCAGACCCCGGGAGATTTATGCGCTTCGGTGTTGCGGAAACGATTCGGATTCCGAACAGTGCCGCAGATCCATGTGTCCGCCTGTGCCGCGGCAACCGATGCAATCGGCAATGCTTTTCTGGCAATCCGCCGGGGGCAAAGAACCATGATGCTTGCCGGGGGAACCGATTCGATGCTCAACCCCTTGGGGTTGGCCGGATTTTGCAAACTCCAGGCCCTTTCAACCCGTAATGACGAACCTGCACGGGCATCGAGACCGTTTGACATCGGCCGTGACGGCTTTGTCCTTGGTGAAGGCGCGGGCATCCTGGTTCTGGAAGATTTTGAGTTCGCCAGGGCTCGGCAGGCAACGGTTTATGCGGAGATTGTCGGATATGGAAATGCCTTTGATGCTTACTCGGTAAGTGATCCCCACCCTGAAGGACGCGGGGCGTGTTTTGCCATGCAAAGAGCGTTTGAAATGGCATGCCTTGATCCGGTGCAGATTTCGTATATCAATGCCCATGGTACTTCGACCCTTAAAAACGATGTCATGGAAACCAGGGCGGTCAGGAAAATATTCGGAAAACATGCCGGGACAATTCCGATCAGTTCGACAAAATCCATGATCGGCCATCTCATTTCAGCAGCAGGGGCAGTCGAAGTGATTGCAGGAATTGCATGTGCACGAGTCGGGAAGGTGCATCCGACGATAAATCTTGATAATCCTGATCCGGACTGCGATCTGGATTATGTGGCACATCAAAGCCGCGATCACGAGGTTGAATATTTACTGAGCAACTCATTTGCATTCGGAGGTCAGAACGCAACCCTGATCCTCCGCATTCCGGCATAAAACAAGCCGATCACAGGATACCACCATGATCTACGATCTCATGCTCAAACGTCGTTCCGTAAGGCGTTTCACAAAAAGAAAGCCGTCAAAAAAAGCCCTTGAGATGCTGATCGGCGCCGCCGCCCTGGCCCCTTCCGCTTCAAATAAACAGCCGTGGCGTTTTCATGTGGTCAGGAATAAGGACTTGATCAAGGCGGCTGCCCGGGAAGTTGAAAAAGAACGACGGAAAGTCATCTTAATGGTCATTGAGGATTTCAGAGCACAATTTGCAGAGTATTCAAAAAATTTCCTTGCCTTTGAACACGCCCCGGCGCTGATTGTCCCGACCTGTCGGATCTTTCCGCTCTTATCCCATCTTCTTGATGAAAATGAGCAGAGCGGCTATTCCGGCATAATCAATAAAATCGAATATGATTCAGCAGTTATAAGTACGGCATGCGCCATCCAGAATATCCTGCTGATGGCCGAAGATATGGGTTTGGGGGCCTGCTGCATGACCGGTCCGTTGATTGCGACAGATGCGTTGAAGAAAACTTTAGCCATTCATGAAGATTGGGATATTGCCGCACTTATCGCGGTTGGTTATGCTGATGAAGCGCCGCCGATGCCCTCCCGGAAACCCATATCATCAATACTTAAATGGCATTTATGAAGGAGATAAAGAATAAAATGGGTATTTCAGAGCAGGAGATCCGGAAAACAATAATTGATGTAGTGTGCAGAAGCCTTGCGTGTGATCCTGAGGATATTCACTCGGATTCCCGGTTGATCATCGATCTTGGGATGGACTCCCTGGATTTTGTCGATGTTATTTTCACCTTAGAAAAGGTTTTTAAGGCAAAGGTGCGGGATTCTGAACTCAATAAACTCCTGCGGCCGGACAAAACCGCAATAGCGAAAATGCCCGCCCAATTAACCGATGATGAAATCAGAAATCTCCAACATCTCATCCCCGCCCTGCAAAAAGCAGCTGAAAATGGCCCGGTGTTGAGGCAGAACATGTTTGATTATATTACCATCGAAACACTTGTGCGGATGGTCACGGCGAAACTCGCCAATCAGGATTCCCGAGACAAAAAACATGAAACGGAAAATCGTGGATAAAGTTCTGGCACTGCTTATCATTGCAGGCGGGATTGCGCCATTTGTGATCCTGCTAATACTGTCGAACACAGCTCCGCAATTTGATCCGGCGGCAATGTACCGTCCCGAAGGGCCCCTTCTTTTACCGCAAGTTGATTTTTCCATACTCGAGCAACTGGTGGTCTGTTTTGTGTCTTTCGTCCTCAAGCCCTTATACGAGTTGATCGCCCTGATTATTGTAATAAAATTATGGCGCAGCACTGACCGCGAAACCGCGGCAATGCGGTATGGACTTATCGCTTTTTTTACCGGCGAGAATGCCTGCGCGCTCAATTATCTGTTGTTCCAGGAAAACAGTCTTGTTCTTGAATATCTGCATCTTTATGGAATGCTGGTCGGCTTTGGGTTTATCTGCTACTCCGTCCTGATAACCCTGGACGCAAGAATACTCAAATATTCATTACCAGAAAAAAAATGCGCCTTATTGTTTTTTTGTAAATCCTGTTATAAAAGCAGCCCGGTTTCCTGTACCATACGAAGACTTTTTCAACTGCTGCTGATTGCAGCCTCCCTGATCGCATTAATGCCGCTGGTCTCGCGGCTCGGTGGATATTTTGTGATCGGCAATGTATTCGGCACCCAGGTAGTGTTTGGCCATTCGCTGATTCAGCAGATCATGGAAACCCGTGTTTGCCCTGTGGTGGCGATCGTCTTTTTTGCGATTGCCTGGCTTGTGCTGCAGGTAAAAAAAGAAAAAGGCCTTGAACTTGCGAAAATTCTCTTTGCAATCGGCCTCGGGCCTTTAGGCTTTTCGATTATGCGCTTTATTGTTTTCTGGGGTTTTGCGCATAACCCTATTTGGGCCGATATCTGGGAAGAAATAACAGAATTTATTCTGATTGCGGCGATTTACTATCTGCTGTTTTTAAGCAGGGGTTCGGCGAGGAATGAAAAATCCATACGGCGCGAAAGTCATGTCGCATAAAGCCCTGTTCTCTGCTGTTCTTTTCTTCATGCTACTCTTTTTTGCCGCCCCGGTACAATGTGCGGACTATTCCTTTGGGAATATCCTTGATATCATGCGGCAACGCCATGAAAGCATCCGGGATTACCAATGCATCTATCATTCCTATACGGCACGGGGCAGTAAGATCCGTGATCAGAAATTCAAATATTATTTTAAAAAACAGAAACTCATTCGAATGGAATTATTGACCGGGATGTATGGCGGTGCAGTTCTTATCCATAATCCCGAAAAACATCCGGGCAAGATCAGGGTCCAGGCCGGCAATCCCTTGGTGTTGATGCTCCAGAAGACATTTCTCGGCGAATACTTTGATCTGGATTCGGAATGGGTGACCGACCTGCGGGGTAACGGTATCCATGAATCCGATTGGGGATGGTACATTGAAATTCACCGCCGACTTCTTTCTTCCGGTTCAGGCCGCTATGTCGGAGAGAAACAGTTGAATGGGGTTTCCGTGCTGTTTTATGAGCTTTTTTCCGAAGATCCGGAGAAAACCTTTTCCGTGAAAAGAGAAGAAGTGTGGATAGATCCCGTGTCGTATTTCCCGGTTAAATATATTCAGTATGACAAGGATGGAGTAATTATCCGGCAGGCCATAACTGAAGACCTTGCTTTTGATACCGGGGTGGATGAAGACCTTTTGGTGTTTGGCAAGGGGAAATAAAAATGCTGAAACGTGATATGTTTGTCCTTTTGACGGTGAGATATACAATCAGAGCACACGAGCGCAAATCATCTTGGAACTATATCTCCAAACAAGCATTTCCTTCCTTTGTTCTATAAGTTTTCCCCATACAGTTTGCGCAGTTCAATTTTAGCCTGTTCCAGAATCTGTTTCTGATCCGCGTCAAGGTTGGACCCGGCGCGGTTGATATAAAAAACCAGCATGGACATGGCGGAGCGGAATGGTTTCGACCTACGGCGGGTGCTGGTGTCTGCAGAGTGTTTCAGGGATCGGGCGATTCTTTCAGGATCTTTCCAGGTAAACACTCCCTGCTCGAGATCAAGGGCATCGCTTCCCCTGGTGACTTTTGCGGACCAGTTGGGGTCTTTATCTGTTTTATCCATTGAATCAAGAAATGTTCAGTTCACAGGAATACAAAGGGTTCAAGGTGGGGTCAGATTTCTGCCTTCAGGCCCTGCCAGCGGCGCCGCAGTTGACGATCAGATCATTTCACTTTGCAGGTTGAAATACCGAACAAGGCATAAGGAGGACACCAGCCGGTCAAACCTGTCGCCACGGGAATTATTCCCAAATAGGCCCAGGGTGTTTTCGGCCCCCAGAAAGCAAGGGAAAGTATAACAATGCCCACGGTTATCCTGATAATTCTTTCAATGCCACCGATATTTTTCTTCATGAGTGGTTCTCCTGTTGCATGTATAAAATAAAGCTCCTGAAATTTAAAATTGTCCCCGGGGACTTAAACGCGCGGGAAATTTTGTTTTTTTAAAAATATTCTCAGCAGGACGTTTTCATGAAGCAATCCATAATCTTGCTTCTTCAAGTTGTCCTGCGGAAAAGTGTTTGATCTGGGCCGAGACGAAGTGGGAGGCAAGATGTTCAGCGGCGTTGCCCATTGGAGAATCAGTGACCACAGCAACTTTTTTGATCTTCTTGTGATGATCCCTGACAAAGCGGAAATGTCGGACTGCGGCACCAATGTCTTCCCAGCCTGGAAAATTTGCTATCTCAAGAATGAGTCCGGCGAGCCCCCCGGTCTTTTCAATGAACGGATCAACGGTTTTAGCAAGCTCATCAAAATCTTCTTTGCGTAAAGGACCGGTTGGTCGGACATGAAATACCGATTGGTTTTGGTCTAAATTATTAAAAATCATCATCTACCTCATTTAATCAAAAGAATACCTGTTTAAGAAAATTAAAAAAATCGGGATGTATTTTTATGATTTCAGTCTAGTCACAGGAATGAAAAGAAAGTCAAGATGATATTAATTTCAGGAATTATCTGAAATGATTTGCACCCATAAAAATGCAATCATCCGATCCTTGTTTAAATATTTGAAAGCAGTATATA
Above is a genomic segment from Pseudomonadota bacterium containing:
- a CDS encoding STAS/SEC14 domain-containing protein — protein: MIFNNLDQNQSVFHVRPTGPLRKEDFDELAKTVDPFIEKTGGLAGLILEIANFPGWEDIGAAVRHFRFVRDHHKKIKKVAVVTDSPMGNAAEHLASHFVSAQIKHFSAGQLEEARLWIAS
- a CDS encoding SDR family oxidoreductase; the encoded protein is MLSGKKALITGGTGGIGAAICRVLSASGADVAFTYHTNSQGAQDLADELSAPDKPCLFDRIEADQAAQIDGFCREVEKQFGTIDILINNLGATQVMPFALMEEEDWDDMMRINLKSMFLFSRAVVPCMIRQRAGTILNVGSIAGHRLLEVPVHYATAKAGVTGFTISLAKELCRYSIRVNEIAPGLIQGGVGMNITAKQLEDFNKFCTMGRPGKPEEVAELACFLVSDKASYINAQSIFIDGGL
- a CDS encoding DUF3175 domain-containing protein — its product is MDKTDKDPNWSAKVTRGSDALDLEQGVFTWKDPERIARSLKHSADTSTRRRSKPFRSAMSMLVFYINRAGSNLDADQKQILEQAKIELRKLYGENL
- a CDS encoding outer membrane lipoprotein-sorting protein; translation: MKNPYGAKVMSHKALFSAVLFFMLLFFAAPVQCADYSFGNILDIMRQRHESIRDYQCIYHSYTARGSKIRDQKFKYYFKKQKLIRMELLTGMYGGAVLIHNPEKHPGKIRVQAGNPLVLMLQKTFLGEYFDLDSEWVTDLRGNGIHESDWGWYIEIHRRLLSSGSGRYVGEKQLNGVSVLFYELFSEDPEKTFSVKREEVWIDPVSYFPVKYIQYDKDGVIIRQAITEDLAFDTGVDEDLLVFGKGK
- a CDS encoding beta-ketoacyl-[acyl-carrier-protein] synthase family protein, translated to MTNRVVITGMGVVSPLGNDVNRFRDALLRGDSGIDTITLFPTAALESKIGGKCTLDNYQYKDRKIDFAVYAADAAMNNADQSGIPLQDSHEQDRCGLNIGVGLELFDMLDMVRFSRNQYRIPDEDKNDPCFLQTPGDLCASVLRKRFGFRTVPQIHVSACAAATDAIGNAFLAIRRGQRTMMLAGGTDSMLNPLGLAGFCKLQALSTRNDEPARASRPFDIGRDGFVLGEGAGILVLEDFEFARARQATVYAEIVGYGNAFDAYSVSDPHPEGRGACFAMQRAFEMACLDPVQISYINAHGTSTLKNDVMETRAVRKIFGKHAGTIPISSTKSMIGHLISAAGAVEVIAGIACARVGKVHPTINLDNPDPDCDLDYVAHQSRDHEVEYLLSNSFAFGGQNATLILRIPA
- a CDS encoding nitroreductase family protein: MIYDLMLKRRSVRRFTKRKPSKKALEMLIGAAALAPSASNKQPWRFHVVRNKDLIKAAAREVEKERRKVILMVIEDFRAQFAEYSKNFLAFEHAPALIVPTCRIFPLLSHLLDENEQSGYSGIINKIEYDSAVISTACAIQNILLMAEDMGLGACCMTGPLIATDALKKTLAIHEDWDIAALIAVGYADEAPPMPSRKPISSILKWHL
- a CDS encoding radical SAM protein → MMDCSCNENNKTTFLSVSKGMCRECGKLVEVRYISQNDQVFLERYCDEHGSSRALVAESLSWYLKAMRSPVATCAPDKTIAKQAECPYSCGPCSFHAQRCNLPVFSITNACNLRCPICFTYNRADRMYFMSPEEFDKHIDFVVESTGGVDLVNITGGEPTLHPELFKLLQRAKRPEIGRITMNTNGLEIAKNPQIAKRLAEMGIYVVISIDTLDQERSRLLHGKDIVAEKKKALEHLEKHDVQTTVLMVLVGGVNEDEIGDILDLSLKKDFIRSLTIQTMAYTGQGGGGFNPRRHIPVDGVERRISHATSGRIPVDNFVPLPTAHPLCYGVCYLLMDTEDNAISFTDLFDTETLVSHLSDGYLLKPSERLEDDLRATIDRLWSEGGNENKLAVLKTLLKKMYPAGKNYSVSERQRLAEKMIKTIYVHAHMDEDTYEIGRAIRCPDQVPVHAEQLVGACNYNLFYRMKDERFWKNK
- a CDS encoding acyl carrier protein codes for the protein MGISEQEIRKTIIDVVCRSLACDPEDIHSDSRLIIDLGMDSLDFVDVIFTLEKVFKAKVRDSELNKLLRPDKTAIAKMPAQLTDDEIRNLQHLIPALQKAAENGPVLRQNMFDYITIETLVRMVTAKLANQDSRDKKHETENRG
- a CDS encoding beta-hydroxyacyl-ACP dehydratase, which gives rise to MRYFFIDRILEYKQGESAKAVKNITLSEDIFDDHFPDLPIYPGAYLIESAAQLGGFLVEMTVNKPEVISRAMMGQVDQAKFYRAAEPGDQLLLEACLENIMEDAAKICVHISCSGTKVARVFLTFILKRIDNLRIHEQRRSLYTLWTKHIEDFPEIL
- a CDS encoding DUF2892 domain-containing protein, giving the protein MKKNIGGIERIIRITVGIVILSLAFWGPKTPWAYLGIIPVATGLTGWCPPYALFGISTCKVK
- a CDS encoding radical SAM protein, coding for MKATRKKEHCHSATRALCNLCGALCDAKIVFSDDKVFLVKWCPDHGESRALVCSDVEWYLRSLSYVKPGTNPANRAINALGPCPGSCGLCPRHQQHTCVPILEITDQCNMKCPICLVAGRVSEELSPEQVNTIIDNLLRYEEKINMLTLSGGEPTCHPRFLEIVDLVLRPEIGLVSVSTNGLLLSQDDRLICELRDRGVVISLQFDGFSPEVYQKLRGNASLAEMKRKLVEKIISLGGQVSLTVTLARGVNEQELGEILDLFFAHDEILSIMIQPFADTCRAHREMPRECIDAVTIPEVVKLLAGASGGVIQEKDFTPLPCSHPGCFALTYLLKTAEGRFVSLPSILPAEDYLDMIKNQALMNTDWQSLAKIKDALYALWSSDGIVPDREAVLKTVRKILLELNAFDNNSSHRKTLDIGLKNIKSIFIHHFMDRATFDLSRAVKCCNHYPQADGRLLPACVRNNLM